One window of the Equus caballus isolate H_3958 breed thoroughbred chromosome 2, TB-T2T, whole genome shotgun sequence genome contains the following:
- the GPR3 gene encoding G-protein coupled receptor 3, with product MLWGASSPLAWLSAGPGNVNVSSVGSAEGTTGPAAPLPSPKAWDVVLCISGTLVSCENALVVAIIVGTPAFRAPMFLLVGNLAVADLLAGLGLVLHFAAVFCIGSEEMSLVLVGVLAMAFTASVGSLLAITVDRYLSLYNALTYYSETTVTRTYVMLALVWGGALGLGLLPVLAWNCRDARATCGVVYPFSKNHLVVLAVAFFMVFGIMLQLYAQICRIVCRHAQQIALQRHLLPATHYVATRKGIATLAVVLGAFAACWLPFAVYCLLGDAHSLPLYTYLTLLPATYNSMINPIIYAFRNQDVQKVLWAVCCGCSSSKILFRSRSPSDV from the coding sequence ATGCTGTGGGGTGCAAGCAGCCCCCTGGCTTGGCTCTCTGCTGGCCCAGGCAACGTGAACGTCAGCAGTGTGGGCTCAGCAGAGGGGACCACAGGCCCAGCTGCACCGCTGCCCTCACCCAAGGCCTGGGACGTAGTGCTGTGCATCTCGGGCACCCTGGTGTCCTGTGAGAACGCGCTGGTGGTGGCCATCATTGTGGGCACTCCTGCCTTCCGTGCCCCCATGTTCCTGCTGGTGGGCAACCTGGCCGTGGCAGACCTTCTGGCAGGCCTGGGGCTGGTCCTGCACTTTGCCGCTGTCTTCTGCATTGGCTCAGAGGAGATGAGCCTGGTGCTGGTTGGCGTCCTGGCGATGGCCTTTACCGCCAGCGTTGGCAGTCTACTGGCCATCACCGTTGATCGCTATCTTTCTCTGTACAACGCCCTCACCTACTACTCAGAGACAACCGTGACACGGACCTATGTGATGCTGGCCCTAGTGTGGGGGGGCgcgctgggcctggggctgctgcCTGTGCTGGCCTGGAACTGCAGGGATGCCCGGGCCACGTGTGGCGTGGTATATCCATTCTCCAAGAACCATCTGGTGGTCCTGGCTGTTGCCTTCTTCATGGTGTTTGGCATCATGCTGCAGCTCTATGCCCAGATCTGCCGCATCGTCTGCCGCCATGCCCAGCAGATTGCCCTCCAGCGGCACCTGCTGCCCGCCACCCACTACGTGGCCACCCGCAAGGGCATCGCCACACTGGCCGTGGTGCTTGGCGCCTTTGCCGCCTGCTGGCTGCCCTTCGCTGTCTACTGCCTGCTGGGTGATGCCCACTCCCTGCCCCTCTACACCTATCTCACCCTTCTCCCTGCCACCTACAACTCCATGATCAACCCCATCATCTATGCCTTCCGCAACCAGGACGTGCAGAAGGTGTTGTGGGCTGTCTGCTGCGGCTGTTCTTCTTCCAAGATCCTTTTCCGATCCCGTTCCCCCAGTGATGTCTAG